The following coding sequences lie in one Miscanthus floridulus cultivar M001 chromosome 9, ASM1932011v1, whole genome shotgun sequence genomic window:
- the LOC136483620 gene encoding uncharacterized protein, with the protein MAAAIDDSCRRPGSIPFKWEICPGTPKHVRSSSASAAPSSSPYSTSSAAAATVSKVAVSPKLTPPPAMSPSPYHSPRVSYYSSAAARSASVSPSRRHPAPQHRPIAFLDVNPRVAPAYRAGHVDDDEAAAPASRCFPLPVFRRRDGSRKGGRRSSGTGTTSGSGSSSASSFWSDYGGALPVPGGLRRSVSTSSSSSCLSLSSRSSGKMAEAREVEAAGGWFY; encoded by the coding sequence ATGGCAGCAGCGATCGATGACTCGTGCAGGAGGCCAGGTTCGATCCCGTTCAAGTGGGAGATCTGCCCGGGGACGCCCAAGCACGTCAGGAGCAGCAGCGCCAGCGCAGCACCTTCATCGTCGCCATACTccacctcctccgccgccgccgccaccgtctccAAGGTGGCGGTGTCCCCGAAGctgacgccgccgccggccatgTCGCCGTCGCCGTACCATTCCCCGCGCGTCTCCTACTACTCTTCCGCGGCAGCGCGCTCGGCGTCCGTGTCGCCGTCCCGGCGCCACCCGGCGCCGCAGCACCGGCCCATCGCCTTTCTCGACGTCAACCCCCGGGTCGCCCCCGCGTACCGCGCCGGGCATGTTGACGACGAcgaggcggcggcgccggccaGCAGGTGCTTCCCGCTCCCCGTGTTCCGGAGGCGGGACGGCAGCAGGAAAGGTGGCCGGCGGTCGTCCGGGACCGGGACGACGTCGGGGTCGGGCTCCTCGTCCGCGAGCAGCTTCTGGTCGGACTACGGCGGCGCGCTGCCGGTGCCAGGTGGGCTAAGGCGGTCGGTGTCgacgtcctcgtcgtcgtcgtgccTGTCCCTGTCGTCCAGGAGTAGCGGTAAGATGGCCGAGGCCAGGGAGGTTGAGGCCGCCGGTGGCTGGTTCTACTGA